From Pleuronectes platessa chromosome 17, fPlePla1.1, whole genome shotgun sequence, one genomic window encodes:
- the nek2 gene encoding serine/threonine-protein kinase Nek2, with amino-acid sequence MPSRVDDYELLNTIGSGSYGKCQKITRKADGKILVWKELDYGTMAESEKQMLVSEVNLLRELKHPNIVRYYDRIIDRTNTTLYIIMEYCEGGDLSSIIDRCIKERRYLEEEFVLRVMAQLTSALKECHRRSDGRATVLHRDLKPANIFLDIRQNVKLGDFGLARILNHDTSFAKTFVGTPYYMSPEQINQLSYNEKSDIWSLGCLLYELCALSPPFTAYNQKELAERIREGKFRRIPYRYSEELNSLLSKMLHLKDYMRPSVESILQSSLLADAVAEEQRRAEARARRKSADPDRPLPKPVEPAPASAAELQLREQALRDRERALKEREERLEQREQELCVREQLSNEKIARAERLLKNYTRLQQQRDLSPLYGKDIDEDGLSPGKRKVHFAGESKENQRPHGRRSTASQELILRRLQAANVRGLTLKEVEMACQFKSRQILGFR; translated from the exons ATGCCGTCCCGGGTGGACGACTACGAGCTGTTGAACACTATCGGCTCCGGTTCTTATGGAAAGTGCCAGAAAATCACCCGGAAAGCCGATGGAAAA ATCCTGGTGTGGAAGGAGCTGGACTATGGCACCATGGCGGAGAGTGAAAAGCAGATGCTGGTGTCAGAGGTGAACCTCCTGCGGGAGCTCAAGCACCCGAACATTGTAAGGTACTACGACCGCATCATAGACCGCACCAACACAACCCTGTATATTATCATGGAGTACTGCGAGGGCGGAGACCTGTCCAGCATCATTGACCGCTGCATCAAGGAAAG GCGCTACCTGGAGGAGGAGTTCGTCCTGCGAGTCATGGCGCAGCTCACGTCGGCCCTGAAGGAGTGCCACCGGCGCAGCGACGGCCGGGCCACCGTTCTTCATCGAGACCTGAAACCAGCCAACATCTTCCTCGACATCAGGCAGAACGTCAAGCTCGGAGACTTTGGCCTTGCCAGGATCCTGAATCATGACACCAGTTTTGCAAAGACGTTTGTCGGGACACCGTACTACATGTCTCCA GAGCAAATAAACCAGTTGTCATACAACGAGAAGTCGGATATTTGGTCACTGGGGTGTTTGCTGTATGAACTATGCGCATTATC GCCTCCGTTCACTGCGTACAACCAAAAGGAGCTGGCAGAGAGGATCCGGGAGGGAAAGTTCAGGAGAATCCCGTACCGCTACTCTGAGGAACTGAACAGCTTACTCAGCAAAATGCTCCACTTAAAG GACTACATGAGGCCCTCGGTGGAGTCCATTCTCCAGAGCAGCCTGTTGGCGGATGCGGTtgctgaggagcagaggagggccGAGGCGCGGGCCCGGAGGAAGTCGGCGGACCCTGACCGACCTCTTCCGAAGCCGGTGGAACCAGCTCCCGCCTCCGCTGCTGAGCTCCAGCTCAGGGAACAGGCGCTGAGGGACCGAGAGAGGGCTTTGAAGGAACGTGAAGAGAGGCTGGAGC AAAGggagcaggagctgtgtgttCGTGAACAGCTGTCAAACGAGAAGATTGCACG GGCCGAGCGTTTACTGAAGAATTATACCCgtctccagcagcagagggacCTCTCACCGTTATATGGCAAAGACATAG ATGAGGATGGCCTCTCCCCGGGAAAGAGGAAGGTCCACTTTGCGGGTgagagcaaagagaaccagCGTCCCCACGGCCGTCGGAGCACGGCGTCCCAGGAGCTGATACTGAGGAGGCTGCAGGCGGCCAACGTGCGCGGCCTCACGCTGAAAGAAGTGGAGATGGCGTGTCAGTTCAAGAGCCGACAGATCCTCGGCTTCCGCTGA